The nucleotide sequence TTTACCTGGTTAGTGCCATTCTTGACCTGTCCCCTGGCTCAGACTTCACCCAGGTTGACTATAGTCAACCCCGGACTGCCCTGGTGACCATCCTGATCCTGGGCGAACTGCTCCTGCTTCCTTTTCTCAAACCGCCCACCACTGCCTGGGTCGGCGGTGAACCGCTGAGTGGCGACTGGCGCTACACCATTATGGCCGTTGTTTTACTTGGAACCTATTTACTAATTCTGGTCGTTCCCTTTTCTCGCCGTTTCTTTGAACTGTCTTCCCTCAGTCCCTTAGATGGACTCTTCCTGTGGCTGGTTGCCCTGGAATGGTGCCTTATTTTACGGGCTACCTGGCGAACCCGGTTTTTAGATCGATTCTTGGGAGTCGATTTAAGTTGAAAGAGAAGTGAGGAGTGAGAAGTGTTCGTATTTGGCGTTTCCGAGGGGTGGAGTGAGGGAATTAGATCGGGACTCCGAACCCTGAATCCTGAACCCTACCTCCTGTTATAACTGCCAACCCTGCCGTGTATGACCGACTTATCTTCTAAAAACGAAATTCCCCATTATCCCGTTACAGTATGGGAAGGGATTCTGATTGTGATGGGAGCGATCGCGTTGGTCGCTGCCGGCATGGTTGGGCTGGGGATTAAAGTCCTGAACAATGCGTTTGATCCAATCAGAGCAGAAGCAATTGCTAAAAGCCTGATGGACTACAAGATTCCTGGCGGTTCTCAGGGGGTCTTTGGTATCAACGTCGGCAGTGCCAAGCTTGCCTGGGTCCGGAGTACGACCAATCCCCCGGATGTTATCCTTTTTACCGGAAAAACTCCTATTACGAAGGAAGGAGGGCAGCGATCTCAGGAAGAACTCAGACGAGACTTTGCTATTCCGCCCACAGAGGATACAAGCCAGGAATTTATGATTACAGAGTCTTCCAGTGAAAATCGTCTTTTCTGCGGCCAGGTTGTCCCGGTTACGGTTGAGAAAGGAGATCAATTTTTTGGCGAGCTTTCTGCTCCAATACCGGCAGTTCGATATGTAATCAGTACGACAGAAGGGGCCGCTGAACGATTGGTCATTCTGACTGCAAATGGCAAGAATGCAGCAGAAAAGGCTGAGGTGGTTTTTAGTTCGTTGAAGTGCAGATAAATGATTCGTTGTTGAACAACCGCTCCCCATAAAAGCGGGGGGTGACCCTGAAATGTGTTGCTCTGATTGGGCTAGAGCTATTGCAGGTTGGCAGAAATCACCATACCGTGCCTTGATGCTAAACTTTAGAACTTATCGGGATTTCGCCTGCTGCTTGCTGCCTGCTGCGCATGGGCATAGCCCTACATAGTTCTGCTTTCTTGCACCAGGATGGTTTCCTGGCAAGCAGTCTCAGTCTCATCAGATCTCGCTATACTGACAGGTGTAGTGGTTGCGATTAACGTCAGGATCGGTTAAAACACACAACCTGTTCCGTTGTTTTTTCTGGACTGTCCCCTGATGTCGTTTCTCTAGCGCATTCGTTCACTTGAGGATGTCAGCTTGCTACCGGATGACGTGAGTAAGAAATCTTCCGTCACGGGCTGCCCAGTTCCGTCTGAGCAGCAGCCGCTCAATGAATATCGGGAATTGAGCGAGTCCTGGTTTTTTCGTTGGGCGATGCTTGATCTGCCTGCCTATCTTCGCAAAATGGCGTGGGTCTGGGGTTGGAGTTGGGCGATCGCTGGTCCCGTGGCTGCTGCCAGCTTTCCTCCGGCCAAATATCCGGTTCATTTCTTTGTGATGGGTGCTGGAGGGGCCAGTTTGCTTCTGTGTCTGGTTTTGCTGAGGCTTTACCTGGGTTGGGCTTATATCAGTTCCCGCCTGTCTGATAGTAAGGTCTTCTATGAAGAGTCTGGCTGGTATGATGGTCAAATCTGGTCAAAGCCACCGGAAGTCCAGCTCCAGGATCGGCTGGTGGTTACCTACGAGGTAAAACCCCTGCTTCAACGGTTGCGGAAAACGCTCAGTGTGTTCGCCGTTTCTTTGCTGGGTGGCACCTTCCTCTGGGCAATGCTTTAAACTGAGCAATGCTTTGAGGGCGTTTTTGAACAGGCGTTCAGCTTAAAGCCAAAACTTTTCTTTCCGCTGTACCCTTCTGGTGTTAGAGTCTTACCCATGACATCCGAAGGAAGTGAACATGATGGGTTGTGCTACGGCTGACCCATTTTACGAATGCTAAAGTGAATGACTAGGGGAAGACGTGTTCAGGCCGCAGAACTGGAAGTGCGGTTACTGCGAGAGGGAATTATTGAATCGAAACACTATGTCCAGGCAGTTGTTTGTGACAGCCGGGGGCGGACGCTTCTGGTTGCTGGCAATGCAGAAACAGCCACATTTGTTCGCTCTGGGCTCAAGCCGTTTCAAGCACTGGCGGTCACCACAACCGGCACTCTGGAACGGTATGGGCTGACTGATCGCGACCTGGCAATTATCTGTAGCTCTCACCAGGGCAGGCTGGAGCAGGTGCGGCAGGCGTTTAATGTACTCTGGCGCAGCGATGTGGACCCTTCCCATTTGCAATGTCCAGTCCCACCAGGGAAGCGCAGCCCTTTAGAGTACAATTGTTCTGGTAAACACGCTGGAATGCTCGCTGTTTGTCAGCAGCGCAACTGGCCTCTGAACAGCTATTTGCAGCGCAGTCACCCTGTTCAACAATTGATCATTCAAAAGGTCGCCGAACTCCTGCGAATGCCCGCCGAGGAATTTATCAGTGCCCGTGATGACTGTGGAGCACCCACTTACTTTTTGCAACTTGGACAAATTGCTTCTCTTTACGCGCTCCTTTCAGCCAGCGAAAATCTGGATATGGAACGCATTGTGCGGGCGATGACCCATCATCCGGCAATGGTTTCAGGGAATGGTGAATTTGATACGGAACTGATGCGCCTGACGGAAGGGGAACTGGTGAGTAAGTCTGGAGCGGAGGGCATTCAGTGCATTGGGCGACTGGGGGAAGGATTGGGTCTGGCGATTAAGGTGATGGATGGTGCCAGGCGGGCGAAATATGCTGTTGCTATTCACCTGCTCAAGCAGATGGGTTGGATTACCCCCGCTGTCTCAGAAACCCTGGCAGAAAACTTTATGACCCTCAGTAAAGTCACTCGTCTGGAGGTATCAGGGGACTTGTCCATGCTATAGCAGAAGACAGGGGGAAGGCGACGGGGAAAGCAGATTTTTCACCCTCTTCCTTGTCCCCTTCCCTTGCTATAAGGGGCAGCCAGAGTCATGCCACTGGCCCACTAAATCCTGTTAACTCGAGGATAAGACTGCTAAGATCGCTAAAAATTCGTTCCTCTCCCATGAGTGATACTGTTCTACACGTCAAAGACCTGGAAGTTCAATTTCTGACTGACGCAAAACCCATTCGTGCCGTTGACCGTATTTCCTTTGAGATTAAACGAGGACAGACCCTTGGAATTGTGGGAGAGTCGGGTTCGGGAAAATCGGTAACGGCTCTGTCTGTCATGCGTCTGGTGCCTCCGCCGGGGCAGGTGACAAGGGGTGAATCACTCTTTTGGGGGGCGGAAGGGGGGCAACCTGTTGATCTCCTCCAGTTACCCAACCGCCAGATGGAAGACTATCGGGGAGGAGAGATCTCGATGATCTTTCAGGAACCGATGAGTTCCCTCAACCCGGTTTACACCATTGGGTTTCAACTGGTAGAAGCAATTCAACTGCACAAGCGATTAACCAGGGCAGAGGCAGAACGAGAAGCGATCGCCCGTTTGCAGGAAGTGCGCCTGCTCCCCGATGACACTGAGTTACGGCAGCGGGTTGTGGATGAATTTCACCAGACCAGTGCAGCCCCACCGGGCGATCGCGACATTGAGCGGCAGATTAACCGCCAAAAAATGGCATTTCTTAACCGCTATCCCCACGAACTATCAGGGGGACAGATGCAGCGGGTGATGATTGCCATGGCGATCGCCTGTGACCCGGCTCTGCTGATCGCAGATGAACCCACCACGGCACTGGATGTGACTGTACAGGCAACCATTCTGGACTTGCTGCGGGATCTGCGCGATCGGCGGGGCATGTCCATCATGTTCATCACCCACGACCTGGGGATCATTGCTGAAATTGCTGACTATGTCGCTGTCATGTACCAGGGCAAGATCGTAGAAGCTGGTCCAGTCTGGCAAATCTTCTCTGCTCCTCAGCACCCCTATACCAAAGGCTTGCTCACCTGTCGTCCCCAGCCGAACCGCCGCCTGCGCCGCTTGCCCACCGTTTCTGACTTTATGCAGGTGAGCACAACGCCCACTGGAGAACTGGTGATTGAGCAACGGGAAACGGATGTAGAGCAGGCTCTGAAACTGGCAGAAGAAGTGAGTGATTCTGATCTAGAACAACGATTGTCTTCACTTCAGAAGCAGCAGCCCCTGCTATCTGTGCGTGACCTTCAGGTTGCCTTTCCGATTCGGGGGATCTTTGGACAGACCCGCCGCTACTTGCTGGCAGTTAACGGCGTTACGTTTGATGTTTATCCCGGTGAAACCCTGGGTCTGGTGGGAGAGTCAGGGTGTGGCAAATCGACCCTGGCACGGGCAATTTTGCACCTGATCAAACCCAGCAGTGGTCAGGTCATTTTTGATGGAGATGATGTCACAGCCCTGCCTCAGGACCAGTTGCGTCTGCTCCGGCGAGAAATGCAAATTATTTTCCAGAACCCTTTTGGAGCGCTGGATCCCCGGATGTCCGTTGGGGCAGCCATCATGGAACCGATGCGAATTCACCGCCAACCCAATCAGCGTCGGGAGCAGCGCGATCGGGCAGTGTATTTGCTGGAGCGGGTTGGGCTGGGTGCAGATGCCTTAAACCGCTACCCCCATGAGTTTTCTGGCGGTCAACGTCAGCGCATCTGTATTGCTCGATCGCTGGCATTGAATCCTAAGTTCATCATTTGTGATGAATCGGTTTCAGCCCTGGATGTGTCGGTGCAGGCTCAGGTACTCAACCTGCTGAAAGAGCTACAGGGTGAGTTTAATCTGACCTATATCTTTATCTCCCATGATCTGAGTGTGGTTAAGTTCATGAGCGATCGCATTATGGTCATGAATCGGGGGGCGATCGAAGAAATCGGTCCCTCAGAGCAAATCTATCGCCAGCCCCAAAAGGCGTACACCCAACAGCTTATTGCAGCAATTCCAGTCGGCAGCTTAGATCGAATCCGTGAACGTCAGGCGCAGCGAGGCATTTCAGTGCATTAGCCTTCTGGGATGGGGAGTGGGGATGAGTGGGTGAACCCCTAGAGCATCGGTACAGTATTCCAGGAAATCGGATTTCTGGTGAGAAATTCAACGAAACCTGGGTATCCGGTAGAAGAAATCCAATTTCTGTACCGGCGCTCTAGAAAGAGAACACCATCCGCACATAAAATTCCCAAACTGTACTGGAACGGCGATTATTAGGGTTCGTCACAATGATCAGTCCAGGAGTGAAGCTAATGTTTTCGTTAAACAAAAAGCTATAAAACCCTTCAATGTTGGTCTGGGTTGCATTGCCCAGGTCCCTGGTTACAAATGGTTGCCCGATCGCCAGTCCGGCGGTTGAGTCTGGAATCACAATATTGCGCACGATGGTGCCAATCGCCCAGGTCTGGGGAGTCAGGTCGAGGGACTGTCCCAGGAATGGATTAAACCCGCGATAGGTGCCAATGCCATAGCGACCAAAGATGGCCAACTGTTTGTTCCAGGTCCACTCCACATTAATGCCACCGGCATAAATATCCATGCCATTGATGGCAGCGCGGGTAAATTGAAGCCGGGTCACCAGATCCCGGTTCAGCACATATTCCAGTTCCAGACTGCCCTGGGAGCGATCGCCAAACAAGCCACCATCCGTCGTACCTGCCTGGGGGCGATCGGCATCGGTAGCCGCATAGAGTGCCCTGATCGATAGGGAGGATCCCCCTGGTTGCCAGCGAACCACCGCCCCCGCCCCCCCCGGACGATCTACCTGATTCTGGATAATCAGCGGATTATTCATGAAAAAACTGGAAGCAAAGTTTCGATCCGAATCATTGGCGAATCGGTTGTAGTCGATAAAATCTCTGGGGTTAAGACGGCTACCTACCGTCAGACTGAAATCGGGTGTGGGCTGAAATGTATAGTGCAGCTTGCTGACCCGCACAGCTCTGTCCACCCCGACGTAATCCAATCCACCACCACCTGCCAGCAATCCCAGGGTTCCCAGTAAATTGACTCCCTGCCGGCTCTGGGCTGAACTGACCGCATCCCCCCCATCATTGCCCAACTCCAGTTGGGTTCGTAGCAGGTCTTTGCCCGAAAAACTGGTTTGCAGATCAAGCCGGGTGCGCGATACCACTGTGAGCGGTGCTCCAGAGCCATCGGTGATCAGTGCAGCAGTCTGCCCGGTCAGCCGGGTGGTAGTCGAAAATTGGCGTTCTTCCCGCGTGTCCAGTCGGCTATCCAGGCTGTCAAGCCGGCCATCCAGGCTGGTGGCAATCCCGCCGTAGGACTGCTGAAGCCGCCGCAGAGTGGAAAAGTCTTCTCGAATTCTGGCAATCTCACCCGTGGTCAGCAATTCCTCCAGCCTTAGAAAAACCTGACTCAGAACCGCTACAAACTCATACCGGCTCAGCGGGCGGTTACCTCGAAAAACCTTATCTGGGTAGCCCCTGAACACGTCATAGCGTTCAATCAGAGATTGCAGTGCCTGGTATGCCCAATCAGATGGACGAACATCATCCAGTTCAGCAATCGAGCGAATCTGCGCCATTGGCTCCATTTCGTCGGCAAACTCAGGGCAGCCCAGGGGAGGGCGATCGCCCTCCAACCCTTCCGTTGCCGCCAGACAACTCTCCGCATTCGCAGAAGACTGAGTGCCATTAGTGACTGGGGTCACGACTTCTTGGGGAACTGGCGCAGCCATCAAAACTAATGTCTGGGAGAAAACAAACCAGCCACACAGCCCCCCAGACAGCCAATTCACTTCTCTCACATTGCAATCCTCAGCCAGTCGTCGATCAGGTAGCTCTTTACACAAAAACAACCCACATCCGGTTCTATCAGGAGTATTTGAGAAAGAGAGGACAGTCAACCAGCACCGGACTGTGGGTCACAGACTCACTGACCAGACGATTACTCCATCCATTAAACCGTTGCCGCTTCCTGATCGGCTGTCCGGGTAGAGCGATGGGTACTGAGTTGAATCAACTCAACCTTATATCCATCGGGATCTTCAACAAAGGCAATCACCGTCGAACCATGCTTCATTGGACCAGGTTCACGGGTAACTTTGCCGCCACGCTCTTTAATCGCCTCACAGGTGGCATAAATGTCATCGACCCCGATCGCAATATGACCATAGGCGTCACCGAGATTGTACTGATCCTTCCCCCAGTTGTAGGTCAACTCGAGAACGGTATGGTCTGATTCGTTGCCATAGCCCACAAACGCTAGCGTAAATTCACCCCCCGGATAGTCTTTTTGGCGGAGCAACTTCATGCCCAGGACATCGCAGTAGAACTTGAGAGATTCTTCCAGATTGCCAACACGCAGCATTGTATGAAGTAGTCGCATAGGATTTGGTAGGTGGTAGGTGGTAGGTGGCAGGTAGTGGGTAGTTGCCGGTTATGAGTTCTGGATTCTGGATTCTGGATTCTGAGTTGAGAGACTTCGCTCCACTGACTGTCCACTTTTAATTCTTAACGTTTAGTTTTCAACTCCAGGAGTTCTTCCATACCCGATTCCCTCATCATTCTGCCAACTAAAGGGGACCAATTGCGAGGGTTTTGACCTGTTTAGCTCCAGTCCGCGGCGGCGGTTGAAAGGTCAGTGTGGTTATGGTGGGGTCGGCAGCCCGACGCAAAATACGTTCGCTGATCAGCACATCGTACCCATCGGATTGACCGGACAGGATAATTTGCTGTAGCGTTGCCGTTTTGGGATCCACAAAGGCTCGAATGGTAAAGCCCTGTTTATCTTTATATTCATAGACATACAACGCTTGCCCGTTAATCGTTTCAGTTGTTCCCTGGATGGCGGTCTCATCAGATAACCCCAGATCTTTCTGCACCTCTGGATCTGCCAGTGCTCCCTGGGCAATGGTTTCCCTGGCGGCGGGTGAAACTTCTAAAAACCAGAGGGAAGACATCCCAATCCAGTAGTTGTCTTCGACCTGTCCAAATTGTTTGTATGGAGTGACCATGTACTGCTTCAAGCCAGGGCGTGAGATCCAGACCTGCTTACCATCTGAGATGACGATACTGTCTGGTTGTTTGGGGTCTTTTGAGTCAGGGAATACAATCTCAGCCCGGAACTTGTTGGGAGATTGGACAATGGTGGTGGCTCTGGCCGTCGAGGTCAGACTGGTACTGCCGGAGGTTGCTTTCACTTGAATTTCTGACTCGGTACGGTAGCGATCGCTCTGGAAAAAAGCCGCACTGGCTTTTGCCAGCAAAGCCAGGTCGAGCTTGTCCCCAACTTGGCTAAGAATTCTGGGCGCATCGATCAATGGCAGGGAGGAAATGGGTAAATTGGATGGGTAACCCTGGTTGGACCTCACACCCAGAGTTGCCTGGGGAAAAATAGTTGCCTCAGCGGGAACTGAGAGAATTCTGGACCCGCCAATGATTTCTCCAGATACAACCCAACAACCCAACACAGCAACCGTTCTGACAAGCACATTCATGGTTAGATGATTTGTTCCGCTACGATATTAGTCCTGATCAGGCCTGAAAATGAATCCTTTCCTCCGGGATTAAAAAAACGATTACAGATTGAGTGGGTGTGGCAACAACTGATGGAAATATAACCGTGACTATATGACTGCACTATGGACAGCGTTTGAGAACAGCCCGCTGGGTGTCTTTGTTTTAAGGGTTGATCAGTCTGGGGACAATGGTAACTCGAATACTATTTTTTGCCTGGAAACCATGAACCCCGCTTTTGCGAAACAGTTTGGCATCACAATGCATGACCCCAAGGGGTTTAACCACGGTCATGCAACCACTGTACAACCGAGCTATCCCCTCAAACTTCCAGGTACAGTTGCCGATGTGACCGACTCCTACGCCAGAAAGTGTCTTGATAGGAAACAGTCGATTTCCTTTTTTTTCCCGCCTGGACTGGAGCGATCGCCGACGCTCACAATCACCCTGTTCCCAGTCGTTCAATCCGATGGTTCGGTTCCCCAAATTGTTGGAATTTGCCAGGATATAGAAATGCCCCTGGGAGAAAGCCAGCAACGATTGTCAAAATTAATTGACGCGCTGCCAGGGATTGTGTTCTCCTGTGTCAACGACGGGGAATGGTCCATGAGCTACCTGAGTCAGGGCTGTCTGGAACTGACCGGGTACTCCAGCAAAGACCTGGTCGGAAAGGATCGCACGGTTTCTTACAATTCCATCACCTTTCCTGAAGACCTGCCAGCAGTGCTGGCAGCCATCGACCGGGCAATTGAACGCCATGAGCCTTATGTCATCGAATATCGCATCCTGACCCGTTCAGGGCAGGAAAAGTGGCTTTGGGAAAAGGGGCACGGCATTTATGACAGCCGTGGTGAACCGATTAGCCTGGAAGGCTTTATCACGGATATTACAGAACTGAAACAGGCGGAAGCCGCCCTGGGGAGGGCAGAAGCCAAATATCGTAGCATCTTTGAAAATGCCGTCGAGGGCATCTTTCAAACAACACCAGATGGCCGCTATCTGACCGCCAATCCCATGCTGGCAAAGATTTATGGCTATGACACGCCAGAAGAGTTGATGGCAACCTTGACCGACATCAGCCGCCAGCTTTATGTCGATGCCAGCAGACGGCAGACATTTATTGATCTTTTGCAGAAAGAGGATGCCGTGTGGGGGTTTGAGTCCCAAATCTACCGGAAAGATGGCAGCATCATCTGGATTTCAGAAAATGCTCATACTATCCGCGACCCGGATGGTCAACTCCTGGGGTTTGAAGGAACAGTTGAAGACATTACCGCCCGAAAACAGTCAGAGGACGAACTGCGCCAGCGAGATAACCTTCTGCAAGGCGTTGCAGAAGCAACCAGCCACCTGCTGACGGACACTGACTATGACGTGGCGATCGCCAAAGCCCTTGCCACCCTGGGAAAAGTGGTGAATGTAGACCGGGTTTACATCTATCAAAACCATCCCCACCCGGCAACAGGCGAACCTGCCATGAGTATGCGGTATGAATGGGTCAGTCAAACGGTGGAACCCTCCATCCACCAGCCCCACTGGCAAAACCAGCCCTATAGTGCCTTTGGCATGACCCGCTGGTATGAAACGTTTCTCCAGGGTCGTTCCATCAGTGGGATCGTCAGCCAGTTTCCCGCTTTAGAACAGGAGCTTTTAGGCAAAGACCAGATCCTCTCTATCCTGATGGTGCCGATTCTGATGGATGACCGGCTCTGGGGATACATTGGCTTTGATGACTGCCACGCCGAACGTCTGTGGTCCACATCGGAAGAGTCCATTTTGTTAACCATGGCTGCCAGTTTCGGGGGGGCGATCAAGCGTCAACAAGCAGAGGCAACTATCCGCTATCAGGCGTTTCATGATTTATTAACTGGCTTACCCAACCGGATGCTGTTTAACGATCGCCTGCCCCTGGCACTGGCAAACGCTAACCGCTACAGTAACATGCTGGCAGTGATGTTCCTCGATCTGGACCGGTTCAAAACCATCAACGACACCCTGGGACATGCCGTGGGTGATCTGTTGCTACAGGCAGTGGCTCAACGTCTTGCTGGCTGTACGCGCAAGGGAGACACGGTCGCTCGCTGGGGTGGCGATGAGTTTACCCTGCTGCTACCCCAAATTCAATGCGCTGAGGATGCGGCTAAAGCTGCCCAGCGCATCATCGACTCCCTGAAACCAGCCTTTCATCTGGAAGGGCGGGAACTTTACATCAGCAGCAGTATTGGAATTGCACTCTATCCCGCCGATGGCGATGATGCCCAAACACTGCTCAAGAATGCGGATGCTGCCCTCTACCGGGTGAAAGAACAGGGTCGCAACGGTTATCAAATTTATACTCCTGCGATCAATTCCAAAGCAACGGAATTGCTGACACTGGAAAGCTACCTGCACCATGCCCTAGAGCGCAACGAATTTGTGATTCACTATCAACCCCAGGTCAACACCCGTACCTGGGAAGTCAGCCGGATGGAAGCCCTGGTGCGCTGGATTCACCCTGAGTTGGGATTCGTCTCACCCCGGACATTTATTCCATTGGCAGAGGAGAATGGGTTGATCTCCGCGATTGGTGAGTGGGTGCTGCAAACAGCCTGTGCCCAAAGTAAGGCCTGGCAGGCTGCCGGAATTGCGCCTCTACGGATTGCGGTCAACCTTTCAGCCCGGCAGTTTCAAGAGGCTCACTTGGTAGAAACAATCACCAGAATTCTGAGTGAAACTCAACTGGAAGCCAGATACCTGGAACTGGAAATTACTGAAACAACAGCGATGCAGAATATGGATTTTACCTTGTCGATCCTGAAAGCTCTGCATGACATGGGGATCCACATTTCGCTGGATGACTTCGGCACTGGCTATTCTTCCCTGGGTTACTTGAAAAAGTTTCCACTGCATACGTTAAAGATCGACCAGTCCTTTGTCAAAGACCTGACCACAGATACTCACGACGCGGCAATTGTCAGAACCATCCTTGCCCTGGGGCAGGGCTTGAATTTGAGTGTGGTGGCTGAAGGGGTTGAAACCAGGGAACAGTTGGAATATCTGCGATCGCTCAACTGTTACGAAATGCAGGGTTATCTGTTTAGCAAACCGATGACTGCAACCGAGGCAACCGATTTTCTGCGCAACAACCGGGTAGCAGAGTGCTATAGCCCTTTTCAGGGGTGTAAGGTACCGTGAGGCTGTGAAGCACCACACTGAGCCTTACACTCCCATCCCTCACTTAATTGAAAAATACTATCAATCTGTGCACAGGCTCTTGAAGATCCGTTCCGGCAGCACGGCTCTACTCAAGTAGTGTATTCGGCGTTAATCTTGACGTAATCATAGCTAAGATCGCAGCCCCAGGCGGTTCCAGAGCCGTGACCGTGACCAATGCTGACCGTGATCAGAACGGTGTCTTCTCTTAAATAAGCCCCTTCAGCCGCCTGTTTCAGGTAGGCGTTGGCAGCCGCGCGATCAAAGGGTTGGGGTTGTCCATTCTGCATCATCAAAAAAGGACCCAGTCCAATTTGTAGATCGTTCTGGTCAAAGGATACCCCTGCCCGTCCAGCCGCTCCGGCAATTCTGCCCCAGTTGGGATCCCGTCCAAAGATGGCAGATTTGACCAGGGAAGACCCGGCAATAGTCCGGGCAACCCGGCGGGCCGATTCATCATCCACCGCACCAGAAACCTGCACTTCCAGCAGACAGGTTGCCCCTTCCCCGTCACGGGCGATCGCCTTTGCCAGGTAAATGCAAACCTCCGTCAACATAGCTTCTAATTTGTCAGCCTCTGTCCCCGGTTCAGTAATCGCAGGGGTGCGTGACTCCCCATTTGCCAGGGCAAACAGCGAATCGTTAGTACTGGTGTCACCATCTACAGTGATCTGGTTAAAGCTGCGATCAGCGGCGCGACTTAACATTTGCTGCCACAGGTGGGGAGAAACCGCCGCGTCACAGGTGACGAACGCCAGCATGGTTGCCATGTTTGGGTGAATCATGCCAGAACCTTTCGCGATGCCGCCAATTCTTACAGGTCGGTCGTGCAGAACCGTTTCCAGGGCGATCGCTTTAGGCACCAGGTCAGTGGTCATGATGGCTCTGGCAGCTGCCTCAGACCCCGTTTCTGAGAGAGCGGCAATCATTTGAGGCAGGGCAGCTTTGAGCTTGTCCAGCTTAATCCGCTGTCCAATCACGCCAGTGGATGCCAGCAGAATCGATTCAGGGGGAACGTGGAGCAACTGGCTGAGAGACTGAGCACTGTCCAGGGCATCTTCCCAACCCTGGGTACCTGTGGCAGCATTTGCCTGTCCGGCGTTGCAGAGAATAGCACGGGCACTTGATTTCGCCTGGAGCCTTTGGCGGCAGTAGTCCACACAGGCGGCACGGACCTGATTGGTGGTGAATACGCCAGCGGCGATCGCCTCCACATCTGACACAATCAGAGCCAGATCGGGCAATCCTGAAGGTTTCAACCCTGCTGCCATTCCCGCTGCCCGATACCCCTTTGGAGCCGTAATGCCACCGGGAATTTCCTGCCAGTCTGCCATGCTAACACCCCTTCAAGGTCTAACAATCCAGGCGATTATAGCAGGGTTGGCAGAGGACGTTTGTATGTACCAGAAAAAAAAGGGAGAGCCGCTCAAGCGCCTCCCCCTATCATCAGGGTGCATCTACTTACCACAGTATGCCACTTTAGAGGTGAGGGGTGACACCCCTCAAAACTTTTTTGACAAACTCTTTACATAAAAAGGGTGTTTAGGTATGAGGGGTGTCACCCCCTATTTGCCAAGAAGAAGGGAACCCAGGCGAGAATATCGATATCCACGTTGCCGTCAGACCGCAGGTATGGCAGGGGCGATTTGATTGACCTGCGCCTGAAAGTCAGTGGAATAACCAAACCACGTCGATCTACCAGGCCGTGGCTTTTCCAGGAACCATCTCCAGGTTTCAGGCTGGGTCAGGTTTCAGAATTGAGCTTCCTGGCGAGTAGCTGGTTTGTCAGTTTCGGATCGGCGCGTCCCCCCGTCTGCTTCATCACCTGTCCTACAAAGAAACCCAGCATCTTGGTTTTGCCGTTGCGGTATTGTTCCAACTCTTTGGGGTGGGCTGCCAGCACTTCATCAATCGCAGTCTCAATCACACCCGTATCAGAAATCTGGATCAGTCC is from Leptothermofonsia sichuanensis E412 and encodes:
- a CDS encoding bifunctional diguanylate cyclase/phosphodiesterase, translated to MTALWTAFENSPLGVFVLRVDQSGDNGNSNTIFCLETMNPAFAKQFGITMHDPKGFNHGHATTVQPSYPLKLPGTVADVTDSYARKCLDRKQSISFFFPPGLERSPTLTITLFPVVQSDGSVPQIVGICQDIEMPLGESQQRLSKLIDALPGIVFSCVNDGEWSMSYLSQGCLELTGYSSKDLVGKDRTVSYNSITFPEDLPAVLAAIDRAIERHEPYVIEYRILTRSGQEKWLWEKGHGIYDSRGEPISLEGFITDITELKQAEAALGRAEAKYRSIFENAVEGIFQTTPDGRYLTANPMLAKIYGYDTPEELMATLTDISRQLYVDASRRQTFIDLLQKEDAVWGFESQIYRKDGSIIWISENAHTIRDPDGQLLGFEGTVEDITARKQSEDELRQRDNLLQGVAEATSHLLTDTDYDVAIAKALATLGKVVNVDRVYIYQNHPHPATGEPAMSMRYEWVSQTVEPSIHQPHWQNQPYSAFGMTRWYETFLQGRSISGIVSQFPALEQELLGKDQILSILMVPILMDDRLWGYIGFDDCHAERLWSTSEESILLTMAASFGGAIKRQQAEATIRYQAFHDLLTGLPNRMLFNDRLPLALANANRYSNMLAVMFLDLDRFKTINDTLGHAVGDLLLQAVAQRLAGCTRKGDTVARWGGDEFTLLLPQIQCAEDAAKAAQRIIDSLKPAFHLEGRELYISSSIGIALYPADGDDAQTLLKNADAALYRVKEQGRNGYQIYTPAINSKATELLTLESYLHHALERNEFVIHYQPQVNTRTWEVSRMEALVRWIHPELGFVSPRTFIPLAEENGLISAIGEWVLQTACAQSKAWQAAGIAPLRIAVNLSARQFQEAHLVETITRILSETQLEARYLELEITETTAMQNMDFTLSILKALHDMGIHISLDDFGTGYSSLGYLKKFPLHTLKIDQSFVKDLTTDTHDAAIVRTILALGQGLNLSVVAEGVETREQLEYLRSLNCYEMQGYLFSKPMTATEATDFLRNNRVAECYSPFQGCKVP
- the argJ gene encoding bifunctional ornithine acetyltransferase/N-acetylglutamate synthase encodes the protein MADWQEIPGGITAPKGYRAAGMAAGLKPSGLPDLALIVSDVEAIAAGVFTTNQVRAACVDYCRQRLQAKSSARAILCNAGQANAATGTQGWEDALDSAQSLSQLLHVPPESILLASTGVIGQRIKLDKLKAALPQMIAALSETGSEAAARAIMTTDLVPKAIALETVLHDRPVRIGGIAKGSGMIHPNMATMLAFVTCDAAVSPHLWQQMLSRAADRSFNQITVDGDTSTNDSLFALANGESRTPAITEPGTEADKLEAMLTEVCIYLAKAIARDGEGATCLLEVQVSGAVDDESARRVARTIAGSSLVKSAIFGRDPNWGRIAGAAGRAGVSFDQNDLQIGLGPFLMMQNGQPQPFDRAAANAYLKQAAEGAYLREDTVLITVSIGHGHGSGTAWGCDLSYDYVKINAEYTT
- a CDS encoding DUF2092 domain-containing protein, whose product is MNVLVRTVAVLGCWVVSGEIIGGSRILSVPAEATIFPQATLGVRSNQGYPSNLPISSLPLIDAPRILSQVGDKLDLALLAKASAAFFQSDRYRTESEIQVKATSGSTSLTSTARATTIVQSPNKFRAEIVFPDSKDPKQPDSIVISDGKQVWISRPGLKQYMVTPYKQFGQVEDNYWIGMSSLWFLEVSPAARETIAQGALADPEVQKDLGLSDETAIQGTTETINGQALYVYEYKDKQGFTIRAFVDPKTATLQQIILSGQSDGYDVLISERILRRAADPTITTLTFQPPPRTGAKQVKTLAIGPL